In the genome of Daucus carota subsp. sativus chromosome 9, DH1 v3.0, whole genome shotgun sequence, the window TAATGCATTTGAGGGTGTTATTCCACCTGAACTTGGTAGACTTAATAAGCTTGAAGTATTGGATGTATCAGGAAATAGCCTCCATGGTCGTATCCCGGCAATGCTTGGGAAAAACCTGCTTTTCCTTAATTTGAGTTCAAACAGGATAAGTGGGCACCTCGATGTAAAACTTCCAGTTTCCTGTATGATTGTGTTTGATATTAGTTCAAACTTAATGTCAGGACTGATTCCCAGTTTCAACAAATCTACTTGCAATTCTTTACCCTCTTCTAATTTGCGCGGCCTTCTGCAATCTCCCAGGCTATCCTCTGCGCGTGTTTCATCTTTTACATGCAAGACACTTTCCAGAAATCCTGCGGCGTTTTCAAGTGTGAGCTTTTCAGTTATTCATGATTTCAGCCGAAATAACTTCAGTGGTCAAATCCCACTACTTCCAGTAACCCCTGAAAGACTACAGAATGATGTCGAATATGCATTTCTTGCTAGTGGAAATAAGCTCACTGGTCCATTACATGACTTGCTCGGTAACTGTAACGAATTTTTCAGAATGATCATAAATGTAAGCAACAATAGACTTTCTGGCAAACTTCCATCTGATATTGGTGTAGCATGCAAATCTTTAAAAGTTTTGGATGTCTCCAATAATCAGGTTTCAGGAGGAATTCCTCTCAGTATCGGAAATTTAAGCTCACTTGTTAAGCTCGACTTGAGTTGGAACAAGTTGCAAGGCCAGGTTCCATATGATCTAAGCCTCATGAAGAATCTCAGGTATCTATCCTTGGCAGGTAACCACCTAGATGGAACCATACCTTCTACATTTGCACAGTTAACATCTCTCCGATGTTTAGAACTTTCGTCAAACTCTTTTTCTGGTGAAATTCCCCTAGGTCTACTCAACTTAAGCAACCTGACTGTTCTATTGCTCAATAACAATGAACATGAGTTGTCAGGTAAGATCCCTTTCAAGTTGTCAAATACCAGGTCGCTTGCCAATTGTGACATTCTACTTGATAATATGAGTGGTAGCAACTTTCTTAGAAATCCTTCTCTTCGACGAGCTACTTTATCTTCAAATCCTTCAGGCGATGAAAGAGATAATTCTGTGGCATATCCAGCAGCAAGTGGTTCTAAGAACTCGAGTAAAGGATTTAGTTCTACCGAGTTGGTTTTAATAATACCTGCATCTGCAATTGTCGGTATACTTCTGTGTCTAGTCATCCTCTTctactttataagaaaaaatacTCCAAATTCGAGAGCTCATGTTTCTGTCTCTTCTGAGAGAAAGGATATTGTAGTTTTTAAGGATATGGGGATCCCACTGACTTATGAAAGTATTGTTGAGGCAACAGCAAACTTTAATGGAAACCATTGCATAGGATATGGGGGTTTTGGTGCCACTTACAGGGCTGAAGTTGCCCCAGGAATCATCGTAGCAGTAAAGAGACTCACCGTAGAAAGATGCCAAGGTGTTCCACAGTTTGATGCTGAGGTAGGTATCCTTGGAAGTATAGAACACCTGAACCTCATAACGTTAATCGGTTATCATGCCAGTGAAGCTGAGATGTTCCTCATTTATAATTATCTTCCTGGGGGTAATTTGGAGCAGTATATTCAAAAACGATCCGAAAGGGCTATCAACTGGAAAATCCTTCACAAGATTGCTCTGAACGTTGCCAATGCACTTGCTTACCTTCATGACCACTGTAATCCACGTGTTCTACATCGCGACATCAAGCCAAGCAATGTACTGCTGGATGATGAATACAACGCCTACTTATCTGATTTTGGCTTGTCGAGGCTTCTGGGAATCTCTGATACCCACGCAACAACAAGTGTTGCAGGAACATATGGTTATGTTGCTCCAGAATATGCGCTCACTGGTCGTTTATCTGAGAAAACCGATGTCTACAGCTACGGTGTGATGCTTCTTGAGTTGATATCCGACAAGAAAGCTCTGGATCCTTCTTTTTCATCGTATGGAAATGGCTTTACAATCGTATCATGGGCATTGATGCTGCTGGAAAGAAGCCAGGAAATTGAGTTTTTTGCGGCTGGTCTTTGGGAAGGAGCTCCACAGAACCATCTTGTTAATACTCTAAAGTTGGCACTTGGATGTTCAGCTGAGATCAAAGCTACCAGGCCTGCAATGAGACAAGTTGTTGATATACTAACGAGATTTACACCTGCTCCGGGGTAGATGATACACTCGATAGACTCCATAGTTAAATATAAAGAGAACATCAGAATTATAACTGTTGCAACCGAATAAAAAAATTTCCAACCTGTATTTGATGTCTATGTTACCCGCTCTTCATTTTCCAACCTGTATTTGATGTCTATGTTACCCGCTCTTCATTTTGTCGGATGTACCAGTGTCAGGTACTCGACACTTGAACGTGGACATTCCAAACACTTATTATAAGCCAAAAAgccaaaaacatataaaattttcagaattttgcCGAACCGACATTCGATGTATcatgttggacacttttagCCGAGTCCGGAGAACATAGTTTGATGGTACCTGAGAAACTTTGTGGCCAAAATTTGGAAATGGAGATCATTCAGTTCTGTCTAGAACAAGTACATTTCTCTTCACAAATGTACTTTGTGCACAATTTAGTGCACCTCCCATCTCCAGAACTATACAG includes:
- the LOC108202854 gene encoding probable LRR receptor-like serine/threonine-protein kinase RPK1 — encoded protein: MECFETRRWRSVVETLSLFNVIVLFYFVYSVSAEVLHEKLVLLEFKNSVSDPSGILSSWRSDSFNYCSWYGITCSSDSRIVELKIPGGKGGNVFDAPCLSSSEFVLHGYGYKRNCSDRTGKLVGKLPRVIGKLSELRVLSLPFNELSSELPSEIWGLKNIEVLDLEGNEITGNLSGGFDNFRRLQVLNLSFNRINGEIPNSLSECRGLQVLNLANNKIEGKIPRYISNYVKLKELYLSYNLLKGSIPDKLVKNCGSLEHIDLSGNYLIGRIPRGFGKCSQLRTLLLFSNAFEGVIPPELGRLNKLEVLDVSGNSLHGRIPAMLGKNLLFLNLSSNRISGHLDVKLPVSCMIVFDISSNLMSGLIPSFNKSTCNSLPSSNLRGLLQSPRLSSARVSSFTCKTLSRNPAAFSSVSFSVIHDFSRNNFSGQIPLLPVTPERLQNDVEYAFLASGNKLTGPLHDLLGNCNEFFRMIINVSGGIPLSIGNLSSLVKLDLSWNKLQGQVPYDLSLMKNLRYLSLAGNHLDGTIPSTFAQLTSLRCLELSSNSFSGEIPLGLLNLSNLTVLLLNNNEHELSGKIPFKLSNTRSLANCDILLDNMSGSNFLRNPSLRRATLSSNPSGDERDNSVAYPAASGSKNSSKGFSSTELVLIIPASAIVGILLCLVILFYFIRKNTPNSRAHVSVSSERKDIVVFKDMGIPLTYESIVEATANFNGNHCIGYGGFGATYRAEVAPGIIVAVKRLTVERCQGVPQFDAEVGILGSIEHLNLITLIGYHASEAEMFLIYNYLPGGNLEQYIQKRSERAINWKILHKIALNVANALAYLHDHCNPRVLHRDIKPSNVLLDDEYNAYLSDFGLSRLLGISDTHATTSVAGTYGYVAPEYALTGRLSEKTDVYSYGVMLLELISDKKALDPSFSSYGNGFTIVSWALMLLERSQEIEFFAAGLWEGAPQNHLVNTLKLALGCSAEIKATRPAMRQVVDILTRFTPAPG